A window of the Podospora bellae-mahoneyi strain CBS 112042 chromosome 6, whole genome shotgun sequence genome harbors these coding sequences:
- a CDS encoding hypothetical protein (EggNog:ENOG503NYRC), translating into MDQTQPEDGKGHKRTRSAVKATRPRSSTKGPLDAADPLAPPPATSQPSTTIPPPSSSSTTTTTPAPTPSSPNPQLIPQPTPRMHPSHTPRATSPLPRSPALSPTPGTPRRPPPGSTAPLRPKDFSFLLRPEIFHPLTPLNIPPAFRNSTKQPPPETPLPELLEKGHFRAAAISAVQTLTGTGRTPQQPDPSDHVRIFDLLYTRWACLTLINSTDLAAQEVKALGDLNSAFYLSEDPTSGKTHHLVPWGLRVLNVRLQAIGFGDLRRAVMSYYELAREARVKLGEAMGEHDNSSRELWRERLEDLGVRVAGALVEMGDVKGAGEHLRGLKIGDGGKMEMMRALLWLRLGDVDAARGCVMNGEGRGVTRGEKVVLALCDMADGEYEEAVAKWRELEEEEEGDEMVMVNLAVCLLYVGRMQEGRALLEGMVDAGRSSHTLLFNLTTMYELCTERARSLKVRLSEKVAAMEETNDGWEKTNADFKL; encoded by the exons ATGGATCAGACACAACCAGAAGACGGCAAGGGCCACAAACGAACCCGGTCGGCCGTCAAAG CCACCCGCCCtcgctcctccaccaaaggTCCGCTCGACGCCGCCGA cccgctagccccaccaccagcaacctcccagccatcaaccaccatcccaccaccatcatcatcatcaacaaccaccacaaccccagcacctaccccctcatcccccaacccacagcTCATCCCCCAGCCAACCCCCAGAATGCACCCCTCTCACACCCCCCGCGctacctcccccctcccccgttcCCCAGCACTTTCCCCGACACCAGGAACCCCCCGCCGGCCACCCCCAGGCAGCACCGCCCCCCTCCGACCAAAAgacttctccttcctcctccgccccgaaatcttccaccccctcaccccactcaacatcccccccgCCTTCCGCAACTCAACCAAGCAACCGCCGCCCgaaaccccccttcccgaaCTCTTGGAAAAGGGCCACTTCCGCGCGGCCGCCATATCAGCCGTGCAAACCCTCACCGGAACAGGCCGCACCCCCCAGCAGCCGGACCCGTCGGACCACGTCAGGATTTTTGACCTGTTGTACACCCGGTGGGCCTGCCTGACCTTGATCAACTCGACCGACTTGGCGGCGCAGGAAGTGAAAGCGTTGGGGGATCTGAACAGCGCGTTTTATCTCTCTGAGGATCCCACGTCGGGAAAGACACATCATCTTGTTCcgtgggggttgagggtgttgaatgTACGACTGCAGGCGATTGGGTTTGGGGATTTGAGGCGGGCGGTGATGAGTTATTATgagctggcgagggaggcgagggtgaagttgggtgagGCGATGGGGGAGCATGATAACTCTTCGCGGGAGctgtggagggagaggctggaggatttgggggtgagggttgcgggggcgttggtggagatgggggatgtgaagggggcgggggagcacttgagggggttgaagattggggatggggggaagatggagatgatgagggcgttgctttggttgaggttgggggatgTGGATGCCGCGAGGGGGTGTGTGAtgaatggggaggggaggggggtcacgaggggggagaaggtggtttTGGCCTTATGTGATATGGCGGATGGGGAGtatgaggaggcggtggcgaagtggagggagttggaggaggaggaagaaggggatgagatggtgatggtgaatttGGCCGTTTGTTTGCTTTATGTGGGGAGGATGCAGGAG GGACGAGCATTGTTGGAGGGAATGGTGGATGCTGGTCGGTCGTCGCATACTTTGTTGTTTAATTTGACAACGATGTATGAGTTGTGCACGGAGAGGGCGCGCAGCTTGAAGGTCAGATTGTCGGAAAAGGTGGCGGCGATGGAAGAGACgaatgatggatgggagaaGACAAATGCCGATTTCAAGTTGTGA
- a CDS encoding hypothetical protein (EggNog:ENOG503P21W) produces MGERINIPMVDRARDAIIAISFLWVVFGFVVAGRVVARHKGIGLGLDDVLAVAAFCLTGTTIGFNAAVFSSGVGHDMIPDSPLFPTLMNNLEFMMKITFIFTIVYVWALFALKMSQLWFYLRAFSVHLKVWIWIVSGICIAWAIIFTFVLTFLCDPIEQQWTLMRIGKCMDQILVLKCVIMTNILTDLMIIVLPMRTVWSLQMRTTEKVAVASCFAIGLACVVIGLVRFGEIFVIDMVGNFTGTSFTTFMLCSIELMLAGICINIPMLRPFYTRWRKKYKSSAGNSGYADPSTGQGARSGKATPLPSVKGNYNAWIELEDDKDRDSDSNNDGCSERKLTTSTAARPDPEVGSPTETSAIHVSTKWTITRD; encoded by the exons ATGGGCGAAAGGATAAACATCCCCATGGTCGACCGGGCCCGGGACGCCATAATTGCGATATCTTTTTTATGGGTCGTCTTTGGGTTTGTGGTTGCCGGCAGGGTGGTTGCTCGACACAAGGGAATCGGGCTCGGACTCGATGATGTTCTGGCTGTCGCTGCCTTT TGCCTTACTGGAACCACCATCGGGTTCAATGCTGCAGTCTTTTCCTCTGGTGTAGGGCACGACATGATCCCAGACTCCCCGCTATTTCCCACAC TCATGAACAACCTGGAGTTCATGATGAAGATTACCTTCATTTTCACCATCGTTTACGTCTGGGCCTTGTTTGCCCTCAAGATGAGCCAGCTGTGGTTTTACCTTCGAGCCTTTTCCGTACATCTCAAAGTCTGGATCTGGATCGTCTCGGGCATTTGCATAGCCtgggccatcatcttcacctttGTCTTGACCTTCCTCTGCGACCCCATTGAGCAACAATGGACACTGATGCGTATCGGCAAATGCATGGACCAAATCTTGGTGCTGAAGTGTGTCATCATGACCAACATCTTGACTGACCTCATGATCATCGTCCTACCCATGCGGACGGTTTGGTCACTGCAAATGAGGACGACAGAAAAGGTTGCCGTTGCTTCGTGCTTTGCCATCGGACTCGC TTGCGTCGTAATCGGCCTCGTCCGCTTTGGTGAAATCTTTGTCATCGACATGGTTGGCAACTTCACCggcacctccttcaccacttTTATGCTCTGCAGCATCGAACTCATGCTTGCTGGCATCTGCATCAACATTCCGATGCTCCGGCCCTTTTACACTCGGTGGAGAAAGAAGTACAAGTCGTCCGCCGGCAACTCTGGCTATGCCGACCCCAGCACAGGCCAAGGCGCACGAAGCGGCAAGGCCACGCCATTACCATCAGTCAAGGGCAACTACAATGCTTGGATCGAGTTG GAGGACGACAAAGACCGCGACTCGGACAGCAACAACGACGGCTGCTCTGAACGCAAGCTGACAacgtcaacagcagcacGCCCTGACCCGGAAGTCGGCTCCCCAACCGAAACCTCGGCCATCCACGTCTCGACAAAGTGGACCATCACTCGAGATTAA
- a CDS encoding hypothetical protein (EggNog:ENOG503PEMP; COG:S), producing MPPKTLLLQTLPPILLNLTTLILCCLVIFSGFNNSLTSIHWLKTDNTAISLPTPLPSSAPLKDLSTLTGTDYLSPSSSPLPDHATLHLLTECSLTPASTTCSPPDINFWFRPERDLKLSEPSRTHNSILFKDSLRSYTRSARFIEWSFIVGVICSLSAPVESYFSPLLASITCGFGMVFLGAGTITGAVIYKRLSDAINDVFGGFGIAAKNGGWPVALGLVAAGLLGGACGGYVIAYRRQKGKGWKMGGGSERGVEGGEVDVPLVGGYEKQNNGGQRQQQQQQQQQGVVMGDMDVERRMEDDWAAPDEYSGRRGDGNNTKRSSNVPLVSMGAGGNNRQTRNLNTAYEPYSRQQF from the exons atgccccccaaaaccctcctcctccaaaccctcccccccatccttctcaacctcaccaccctcatcctctgctGCTTGGTAATCTTTTCCGGCTTCAacaactccctcacctccatcCACTGGCTCAAG ACCGACAACAcagccatctccctccccacccccctcccctcctcggcccccCTAAAAGACCTCTCAACCCTAACCGGAACCGACtacctctccccttcctcctcccccctcccagaccacgcaaccctccacctcttgACGGAAtgctccctcacccccgcaTCAACAACCTGCTCCCCCCCCGACATCAACTTCTGGTTCCGCCCCGAACGCGACCTCAAACTCTCCGAGCCCTCCCGCACCCACaactccatcctcttcaaggACTCCCTCCGTTCCTACACCCGCTCGGCACGCTTCATCGAGTGGTCTTTCATCGTGGGTGTGATCTGCTCTCTGTCCGCCCCGGTGGAGAGCTACTTCTCCCCTTTGCTAGCAAGTATAACATGCgggtttgggatggtgttCCTTGGCGCAGGAACGATAACAGGCGCCGTGATTTACAAGCGACTTTCCGACGCGATCAATGATGTCTTTGGCGGGTTTGGGATCGCGGCCAAGAACGGGGGCTGGCCAGTGGCGTTGGGTTTGGTGGcggctgggttgttggggggggcgTGCGGGGGGTATGTGATTGCTTATAGGAGgcagaaggggaaggggtggaagatgggggggggTAGTGAaaggggtgttgaggggggagaggtggatgTGCCGCTTGTGGGTGGTTACGAGAAGCAGAATAATGGTGGGCagcgacagcag cagcagcagcagcagcagcaaggggtggtgatgggggataTGGATGTGGAAcggaggatggaggatgaCTGGGCGGCGCCGGATGAGTATtccgggaggaggggggatgggaataACACGAAACGGAGTAGTAACGTCCCGCTTGTGTCgatgggggcgggggggaatAACAGACAGACGAGGAATTTGAACACGGCGTATGAGCCGTACAGCCGTCAGCagttttga
- a CDS encoding hypothetical protein (EggNog:ENOG503P10Q; COG:Q), which yields MDDGIPTTSTMESKHMSGILSADSLKSAITLTSVLSVVGVWLGYRILVCLYNISPFHPLSRFPGPKIAAASYAYEAYHDWIRGGRYGPKIQEMHKRYGPIVRINPDELHCSDPYFTDEIYAGPGRIRDKWQHQLNTGGAGPVSVTGFSTVPHELHRSRKGALSKFFSRQQMFKLEGEVLDFCHLTIDKMLRWSGKEAFDIKEAFNCFTADVISQYAFGESMGFIAQEEWEPNLATWTGSFMKSAYLMRHNALVRKMTNVMPLVADYLGEDIKNVMHQMGTVIPGYIKASLDDPNGGRVFAELVKSKALPAEEMTMYRLSGEGFNFLLAGTETTAATLSVITFWLLQQPETYRKLMHDLQGLTPTNIKWAELEQRPYLWAIVHESLRMMPGVSHRSARIARTEDLVYRTRDGKTEWVIPRGTPIGMTSMINHFNEELFPNPHSFSPERWLIDGKPNYKLQKFLIAFGKGSRSCIGESLAYCEVYLMTALIAMRIIPRAKLVNTTYEDNLKYDHDCIVPHSRNGPVTVHVRIQ from the exons ATGGATGACGGGATTCCTACGACATCAACCATGGAGTCGAAACATATGTCGGGCATTTTGAGTGCTGACAGCCTCAAGTCggccatcaccctcacctccgTTTTGTCAGTGGTTGGCGTTTGGCTCGGCTACCGCATCCTTGTTTGCCTGTACAACATCTCGCCCTTCCATCCTCTCTCCCGCTTCCCCGGGCCCAAGATCGCAGCTGCCAGTTACGCGTACGAAGCCTACCATGACTGGATTCGCGGGGGAAGATACGGCCCCAAGATTCAGGAGATGCATAAGCGTTATG GCCCAATCGTGAGAATCAACCCGGATGAGCTTCACTGTTCCGACCCCTACTTCACCGATGAGATCTATGCCGGTCCTGGACGCATCAGAGACAAATGGCAGCATCAGCTCAACACGGGTGGCGCCGGCCCTGTTTCAGTGACGGGCTTCTCGACTGTTCCCCACGAGCTTCACCGTTCGCGCAAGGGTGCCCTGTCCAAGTTCTTTTCCCGCCAGCAGATGTTCAAGCtcgagggggaggtgctCGACTTCTGCCACTTGACGATTGACAAGATGCTCCGCTGGTCTGGGAAGGAGGCTTTTGACATCAAGGAGGCCTTCAACTGCTTTACCGCCGATGTCATTTCCCAGTATGCTTTTGGCGAATCCATGGGCTTCATCGCTCAAGAAGAATGGGAGCCCAATCTTGCGACATGGACCGGCTCCTTCATGAAGAGTGCTTATCTCATGAGGCACAACGCCCTGGTCCGCAAGATGACGAACGTGATGCCCCTCGTGGCTGACTATTTGGGCGAGGATATCAAGAATGTGATGCACCAGATGGGCACTGTCATCCCTGGCTACATCAAGGCGTCTCTGGATGACCCCAACGGCGGCCGTGTGTTTGCTGAGCTTGTCAAGTCCAAGGCTCTCCCTGCGGAGGAGATGACTATGTATCGTCTCTCTGGTGAGGGGTTCAACTTTTTGCTTGCCGGTACCGAGACCACCGCT GCCACCCTGTCCGTCATCACTTTTTGgcttctccaacaacccgAAACCTACAGAAAACTGATGCATGACCTCCAAGGTCTGACACCGACCAACATCAAGTGGGCGGAGCTCGAACAGCGCCCGTACCTCTGGGCCATTGTCCACGAATCCCTCCGCATGATGCCCGGTGTCTCGCACAGATCGGCCAGAATCGCCCGTACCGAGGACCTGGTGTACCGCACCCGGGATGGCAAGACTGAATGGGTCATCCCCAGAGGCACTCCCATCGGCATGACCAGCATGATCAACCACTTCAACGAGGagctcttccccaacccacacTCCTTCTCCCCGGAGCGTTGGTTGATTGACGGAAAGCCAAACTACAAGCTGCAGAAGTTCTTGATTGCCTTTGGCAAGGGCAGCCGGTCGTGCATTGGTGAGAGCTTGGCCTACTGCGAGGTGTATCTCATGACTGCCCTGATCGCCATGCGCATCATTCCAAGGGCCAAGCTCGTCAACACCACATATGAGGACAACCTCAAGTACGATCATGATTGCATTGTGCCTCATTCCAGAAACGGTCCTGTCACCGTTCATGTGCGGATCCAGTAA
- a CDS encoding hypothetical protein (COG:G; EggNog:ENOG503P0GF) produces MGSTTTTTADIRLSTDLISHLQKAIPQDGTRDSLLSSVIPSLLKSVAEIARDLQSSHHVSAAGTSNIFGDDQLNVDVQAEAHIRQAITCCPTIVTASSEEDPVERPVVHTSSSSSSSCHEKYTLAFDPLDGSSIIPSNWTVGAIIGLWDGPSALNTPPSKSQFLSILGVFGPRTTAIIAIRLLSSLPSICLEAGLDNLTQTWELTRPALSLSAPNPKTKYFSPANLRSASDIPQYAGLVSQYIAQEYTLRYSGGLVPDIVHGLVKGHGVYLSPVSGRHGAKLRRLYELCPVALVVECAGGEAVEFERGGRRILEREVRETDERGGGVVCGSGEAVAEAVGRLFA; encoded by the exons AtgggcagcaccaccaccaccaccgccgacatTCGCCTGTCGACAGACCTAATCTCTCATCTCCAAAAAGCCATCCCTCAAGACGGAACCCGCgactccctcctcagctcCGTCATCCCTTCCCTTCTGAAGAGCGTGGCCGAGATCGCCAGAGACCTCCAAAGCTCCCACCACGTCTCCGCAGCCGGCACCTCCAACATCTTTGGCGATGACC AACTCAACGTTGATGTCCAAGCCGAAGCCCACATCCGCCAAGCCATCACCTGCTGTCCCACCATCGTCACCGCCTCCAGCGAAGAAGACCCGGTCGAACGCCCTGTTGTccacac ctcctcctcctcctcttcctcatgcCACGAAAAATACACCCTCGCCTTCGACCCCCTAGACGGCAGCTCCATCATTCCCTCCAACTGGACGGTCGGCGCCATCATCGGCCTCTGGGACGGCCCCTCAGCCCTCAacacacccccctccaaatcccaattcctctccatcctggGCGTCTTCGGGCCCCGCACAacagccatcatcgccatccgGCTCCTGTCTTCCCTTCCATCAATCTGCCTAGAAGCAGGCCTTGACAACCTAACCCAAACATGGGAACTCACCCGCCCTGCTTTGTCTCTCTCGGCCCCGAACCCAAAGACCAAATACTTTTCTCCGGCCAATCTGAGGTCGGCGTCGGATATACCGCAGTATGCCGGCTTGGTGAGCCAGTATATCGCCCAGGAGTACACGCTGAGGTACTCCGGGGGCTTGGTGCCGGACATTGTCCACGGGTTGGTCAAGGGGCATGGAGTTTACTTGTCGCCGGTGAGCGGGAGGCACGGGGCCaagttgaggaggctgtATGAGCTTTGTCCTGTCGCGCTGGTGGTCGAGTGCgcggggggggaggcggtggagtttgaaaggggggggaggcggattttggagagggaggtcaGGGAGACGgatgagaggggggggggggttgtttgtggGAGCGGGGAGGCTGttgcggaggcggtgggtAGACTGTTTGCTTGA
- a CDS encoding hypothetical protein (EggNog:ENOG503P3BV; COG:S), which translates to MGTLVPPWYKPDPPSEHSLDLASFLWGASTAIACFSFSKAVRQTRRSWLHTHKVNAYIVMVWLEWTACVIMSVVSWLFLIGIIPVSFWIFFGLLVLWVVQIQCLSQILCNRLSLLFFYPDHARRLKLGVGLAVGVINISVFCIWLPARLQISETFINLNNIWDRVEKALFLIIDCCLNIYFMYMVRTKLIANGLKKYELVYKFNLSMMVVSLLLDVGIIALMSWEDDAVYMQAHPLVYLAKLCVEMNLAELLGKVIQKSRERRNTPFLRTHIGSITSPLTRTTTAATATTTNTMPTSILPDGNIFGGCPHSRHLPGCNCDNNNNNNNDEKLFHRFWNLSMTGSAGHREGSYTGAELYNYFTHGGPGDRRRATGDILDDAAGLWSSGEDTPVVSPRVERDIEAEGGLGGLGRNNQQRDDRGNETNRARGGKRGVERPTGSRKPSAGSSTLVQQESGSGSGSRGSSIRKEGRDKREGEDPWEE; encoded by the exons ATGGGAACACTTGTTCCTCCCTGGTACAAACCAGATCCACCCAGCGAGCACTCGCTGGACCTCGCCAGCTTCCTCTGGGGAGCCTCAACAGCCATCGCATGCTTCAGCTTTAGCAAGGCTGTCCGCCAGACCAGGCGGTCATGGCTTCATACCCACAAGGTCAACGCCTACATTGTCATGGTGTGGCTGGAGTGGACTGCCTGCGTGATCATGTCGGTCGTCAGCTGGTTGTTCCTCATTGGGATCATCCCGGTGAGCTTTTGGATCTTCTTTGGTCTTC TCGTTCTCTGGGTAGTTCAG ATCCAATGCCTTTCCCAAATCCTCTGCAaccgcctctccctcctcttcttctaccCCGACCACGCCCGGCGCCTCAAACTTGGCGTTGGCCTCGCCGTCGGCGTGATCAACATCAGCGTCTTTTGCATCTGGCTCCCCGCCCGCCTCCAGATCAGCGAGACgttcatcaacctcaacaacatctgGGACAGGGTTGAAAAGGCCCTCTTCCTGATCATCGACTGCTGCCTCAACATCTACTTCATGTACATGGTCCGCACAAAGCTGATCGCCAACGGACTGAAGAAGTACGAGTTGGTGTACAAGTTCAACCTGTCCATGATGGTCGTGTCGCTGTTGCTGGATGTGGGTATCATTGCTCTGATGTCttgggaggatgatgctgt ATACATGCAAGCACACCCCCTCGTCTACCTCGCTAAACTCTGCGTTGAAATGAACCTAGCCGAGCTACTAGGTAAAGTCATCCAGAAGTCCCGCGAGCGTCGCAACACCCCGTTTCTCCGAACCCACATCGGTAGTATCACCTCGCCGTTGACACGAacgacaacagcagccactGCTACCACGACCAATACGATGCCCACGTCAATACTACCCGACGGGAACATCTTTGGGGGGTGCCCGCACTCTCGGCATCTTCCAGGTTGCAACTGcgataacaacaacaacaacaacaacgatgaGAAATTGTTTCACCGATTTTGGAACCTCAGTATGACTGGGTCTGCTGGGCATAGGGAAGGGAGTTATACCGGGGCGGAGTTGTATAATTATTTTACACATGGGGGACCTGGGgataggaggagggcgacggGGGATATTTTGGATGATGCGGCGGGTTTGTGGAGCAGTGGGGAGGATACTCCGGTGGTGAGCCCCCgggtggagagggatattgaggcggagggggggttggggggtttggggagaaATAATCAGCAGAGAGATGATAGGGGTAATGAGACTAACAGAGCTCGAGGCGGGAAGAGGGGTGTCGAGAGGCCCACCGGGTCCAGGAAACCTAGCGCTGGGTCGAGCACGCTTGTCCAGCAGGAGAGTGGCAGTGGGAGTGGTAGTCGTGGGAGTAGTAtcaggaaggaggggagggataagagggagggggaggaccCATGGGAGGAGTAG
- a CDS encoding hypothetical protein (EggNog:ENOG503PYQU): protein MTRILITLLAAAAAIQQAIALPVADADVDLAATRPPRPTGRPTGFVPPVKPTKSVVLPPRPTKSVVLPPKPTKSVKPPPPKPTKSAAPPKPTKPVLPPKPTKPVLPPKPTKPVLPPKPTKSKVARDEPKPTRSVRPPPPKPTKSAVVPPKPTKPVTPPKPTKPVLPPKPTKPATPPKPTKPVTPPKPTKSVVLPPKPTLSVVLPPKPTKPPVPTISRTARPPRPTLTRTKAAREEPPKPTKPVTPPKPTKPVTPPKPTKPVTPPKPTKPVTPPKPTKPVTPPKPTKPVTPPKPTKPVTPPSPPSQ, encoded by the coding sequence ATGACTCGCATTCttatcaccctcctcgctgCGGCTGCGGCCATTCAGCAGGCCATTGCCCTACCTGTGGCTGATGCCGATGTCGACCTTGCGGCTACTCGTCCCCCCCGCCCGACTGGTCGTCCCACAGGCTTCGTTCCTCCCGTCAAGCCGACCAAGTCTGTGGTTCTTCCGCCCAGGCCGACCAAGTCTGTGGTTCTCCCGCCCAAGCCTACCAAGTCGGTCAAGCCGCCTCCCCCGAAGCCGACCAAGAGCGCTGCTCCTCCCAAGCCGACCAAGCCAGTTCTCCCTCCTAAGCCGACCAAGCCGGTCCTtcctcccaagcccaccaagccGGTCCTCCCCCCTAAGCCCACCAAGTCCAAGGTTGCTCGCGATGAGCCCAAGCCTACCCGCTCCgtccgccctccccctcccaagccgACCAAGTCCGCTGTTGTGCCCCCTAAGCCAACCAAGCCCGTGACTCCTCCCAAGCCCACGAAGCCGgtcctccctcccaagccGACTAAGCCAGCGACTCCCCCCAAGCCTACCAAGCCTGTCACCCCTCCCAAGCCAACCAAGTCTGTCGTCCTTCCCCCCAAGCCGACTCTCTCCGTTGTACTCCCACCCAAGCCAACCAAGCCCCCCGTCCCGACCATCAGCCGCACCGCTCGCCCGCCTCGCCCAACACTGACCAGGACCAAGGCTGCCCGTGAGgagccccccaagcccaccaagccagtcactccccccaagcccaccaaacCGGTCactccccccaagcccaccaagccagTGACCCCTCCCAAGCCAACGAAGCCCGTCACTCCCCCTAAGCCAACGAAGCCCGTCACTCCCCCTAAGCCAACGAAGCCCGTCACtcctcccaagcccaccaagccagtgactcccccaagcccaccaagccagTGA